ATGATTCATTGGACCACTCCAAGTGCTTAAAGCCCTTCCCTCAAGGGTCCCCAAATAGTGGGCGACTCCCTGAGCCGTTGCCGGGGGGGATCCAGGAGCACAGCCAGAGCCACCTGAGTGGCCTCTTCCCCTAGGGAGAGGCAGGTGTCCAACAGGGCCCGGATCCGGGCAGTCAGCGTGGGGATTGAGCAGATGGCCTCGTAGCTGGCCCGAGACAAAGCCTGGCAGGAACGCAGAGCATCCAGGGCAGCATTCAGGCGACCCTCAGTGACTCTATTCAAGATCAGCTCCCGATGACTCGTTAGAAGTTCTGGGAAATGGTCAGAACctaagggagagaggggaaggagggaacaaaCAATTGGAGGAATATGGAACTCAGGCCAAGCTGTCCCAAGGAGGTTTTGACCTGGTTCGCGGGTTCACACCCAACCCCCAATGGCTCCTTGGCTCTCCCCTTCCCTGCAATACTCACTTGTGCCCATGGCCCTGGGGGGACTTCCAGTGGGAAAGCTGTGTCCAACAGGTCCCAGGCCTGGGGATCCATGACCAAGTCCCCTTCTGCTTCCTTGGAGATTGGCCATCTTAATCTGAGAAAGTTCAACTGTGGGACAGACTAGGGGAAACCTAAAGAGACAAGGGAGAATTAGAGCAAGGTGAGAAAATGCTGTGGAGTTAGTGGGGCAAGTACAGtagaatgaatgagtgaacatAGTCCTTACTATGtcctaagtactggggatacaaacagcAAGTCcatttgtggggcagctaggtggtgcagtggatagagccctggagtcagaaggacctgagttcaaatccaacctcagacacttaacttcctaactgtgtgacccttggcaagtcacttaaccccaacagcctcacaaaagaagaaaaaaaaaaagaagttgcagCACAAAAATGCTGATCAGATTAGATTTAAAAGCTAActgatggtgggaaaatggacaGATGGCTTAATGCAATACTATAAGTACAGTCCATTTGCAAAGAGCTCACACTGTAACAGAGGGAAACAACACACAGGGGAtgtttcagaaagaaagaaagtcaagGCTAGAAATCTAGTTAGTTCTGGATTTGGCTTTTCTCTATTCTGGTGAATAAATATTATTGGATAGGCACAAAGGGAATATCAGAGTAGTTAGATACCACTAGCAGAATGGCTACAGTACAATACAGATTACAAAAATAGAATGGTTCTAGACAGGCAAGAAAAGGAGGACATTCCCAGTACATCCTTGTCAGAATTAGCAGAGAATTCAAGGATTAATTATCCATCCTATATAAGAAGATCTGTGCAGATGCTAATAGACTTTTGTGAAATAGGATGTAAAAAATATTAGCCAAATTAAGAGATCTTAGGAAAagatgtggaaaccaaattattaagaaagaaaaaaacaggggGAAATGTGAGAAATGAATGGGCATTTATTTGATTTCcacaattttgaaaattaaattgaagtaatgaaacttaaattagaaaaaatgaaactcaCAAGGATATTAAAGAGTTAGGAAGGGTGGAGGTTAATTATCTTCCCCCaaaaattgtaagctccttgggggacAGCGACTGAGTTTTTGTAATCGGGGTGGAGGtctgagacttttaaaaaaatcttttattatttacCCTTTGCCCTCCTCTGTTACTTTCCTCCTCCCAGAATACAAGCTCCTTGGGACTTAGAGGTGGAAATTTAAGTCATGTAACTTTTGTGACATTCAATTAACAGGGAATAAGAGGAAGGAATTGTGCTTcaggagataaaataaaatattgtctttggagtttcaaaggtatGTCTacaactatagaccaatctccttaatgaatattgatgctaaaatcttaaagaagatattagcaaaaatcatccccagaataatataccatgatcaagtaggatttataccagaactgcagggctgatttaatattatgaaaactattagtataattgaccatattaataatcaaattaacaaaaaccatatgatcatctcaatagatgcagaaaaagcatttgacaaaatccaacatccattcctactaaaaatattttagagtataggaataaattgactattccttaaaatactcaGGAGCGTATATTCAAAGGTATGTCTACTATCTACTAACCCAGGTATCCATAATACAGGAATtcaaaataaatctagaaagaaaaaaagaaagagagagggagagggagaatgagaaggagaggaagagggagagggagaggaaggaggaagggaggaagaagggaggagggagggagggaggaaggaaggaaggaaggaaggaaggaaggaaggaaggaaggaaggaaggaaggaaggaagacagaaaggaagacagaaagaaagagagaaagaaagacagaaagaaagacagaaagaaagaaagaaagaaagaaagaaagaaagaaagaaagaaagaaagaaagaaagaaagaaagaaagaaagaaagaaagaaagaaagaaagaaagaaagaaaagaaaagaaaagaaaagaaagaaaagaaagaaagagaaaggaagaaagaaaaaaaagaaagaaagagagagaaagaaaaaagaaagaaagagaaaaagagagagaaagaaagggaagggaaggagggagggagggaggaaagaaaggaccTTTTCTCACTGATAAAACTACAACCATTTCTGATCTTACATTGAATTATCATCAAGGATTTGGGGGCCaagaactttcttcttttttaaatcttgaatCTACAGCTTCTCTCTCTGATTTCACAAAGAACTCGCTTTACTGAGGAGATGGACTGCATGATTATAAAGAGAGGGGCCAAGCTGCTTCTCCAGGATTTCATCTGTGAGTGATGAGTCCAGGTGGAGAAGACTGGGGGGATGGGTTtgagaagaaagatgaaatagGGAAGCTTCCTTTCCCCAATACTTTTGggcaaaagagagaaaacagaaggaTAAGCTTCCCAGATTGATGAAGGATATCCAAATAGGATCTCAGAGAAGCTCAGACACAAGCAGAGTGGAAGATGAGGACTCTGGGGAGAACTTTATCCTTGtctgtgtctgcctctctgtctctccttgtccCTGTCTCATGTAGCACTTTTCTCATGTTTTATTCTGGGCTATAACTATCTGATTTTATGTTTTAACAAGAACTATAATAGAGAATTCTGGCAGGTG
The DNA window shown above is from Sminthopsis crassicaudata isolate SCR6 chromosome 2, ASM4859323v1, whole genome shotgun sequence and carries:
- the LOC141554459 gene encoding uncharacterized protein LOC141554459 isoform X1, giving the protein MVPDHGVGGRGGLGSHFHASLLQLFLVASLIPLSPVTQGGEPLSFPALGERFPLVCPTVELSQIKMANLQGSRRGLGHGSPGLGPVGHSFPTGSPPRAMGTSSDHFPELLTSHRELILNRVTEGRLNAALDALRSCQALSRASYEAICSIPTLTARIRALLDTCLSLGEEATQVALAVLLDPPRQRLRESPTIWGPLREGL
- the LOC141554459 gene encoding receptor-interacting serine/threonine-protein kinase 2-like isoform X2, whose translation is MANLQGSRRGLGHGSPGLGPVGHSFPTGSPPRAMGTSSDHFPELLTSHRELILNRVTEGRLNAALDALRSCQALSRASYEAICSIPTLTARIRALLDTCLSLGEEATQVALAVLLDPPRQRLRESPTIWGPLREGL